Within the Gemmobacter sp. genome, the region TGGCGGTTCACATCCTTGTAGAGCAGATAGCGGAACGGCCCCGGCCCGGCGGCATAGCAGGCCTGCGGGCAATAGGCGCGCAGCCACATGAAATCGCCGGCCTCGACCTCGACCCAATCCTGGTTGAGCTTGTAGACCGCCTTGCCTTCCAGCACGTAAAGCCCGTGTTCCATGACGTGGGTTTCCTCGAACGGGATGACCCCGCCAGGGCGGAAGGTGACGATGTTGACATGGGCATCGTGGCGCAGGTCATCGGGTTCGACAAAGCGGGTGGTGCCCCAGCGTTCGCCGGTATCGGGCATCCAGCGGACAGGTGTATCACGGTCGGAGGTGACGAAAGCCTCGGGCACGGGCACGCCGGGGGCGGGTTCGTAGAGCTTGCGCAGCCAGTGGAAGCGGGTGGGCCGGGCGCCTTCGGCCAGCAGGGTCCAGCTGGCGCCGGCGGGGATATAGGCGTAGCTGCCCTGTTCCACATCGTGCCCGGTGCCGTCGATGGTCAGGGTCGCCAGCCCGCCGGTGAAGAACAGCCAGTGTTCGGCGCCGGGTTCCGCATCGGGGGCATCCGATCCGCCGCCGGGCGCCACCTCCATGACATATTGGCTGAAGGTTTCGGCAAAGCCCGACATCGGCCGGGCGATCAGCCACAGCCGGGTGTCGCGCCAGCCGGGCAGGAAGCTGGTGACGATATCGGAAAAGCAGCCGCGCGGGATAAAGGCGTAAGCGGTGGTGAACACCGCGCGCTGGGTCATCAGCGCGGTTTGCGGCGGCAGGCCGCCCGGGGGGGTGTAATAGCCGGTCATTTCAGCATGTCCTGCAACCGCAGTTCGGCAATGCGTTCCACCTGGGCGCAGGCGGTGGCGAATTCGGTCGCGGTATCGTTGGCGATGCGGGCGTGGAAGGCGGCGAGGATCGACGCC harbors:
- a CDS encoding bifunctional allantoicase/(S)-ureidoglycine aminohydrolase; its protein translation is MTGYYTPPGGLPPQTALMTQRAVFTTAYAFIPRGCFSDIVTSFLPGWRDTRLWLIARPMSGFAETFSQYVMEVAPGGGSDAPDAEPGAEHWLFFTGGLATLTIDGTGHDVEQGSYAYIPAGASWTLLAEGARPTRFHWLRKLYEPAPGVPVPEAFVTSDRDTPVRWMPDTGERWGTTRFVEPDDLRHDAHVNIVTFRPGGVIPFEETHVMEHGLYVLEGKAVYKLNQDWVEVEAGDFMWLRAYCPQACYAAGPGPFRYLLYKDVNRHAKLRGPGAFGPAR